Proteins encoded within one genomic window of Methanobacteriales archaeon HGW-Methanobacteriales-1:
- a CDS encoding UDP-N-acetylmuramoyl-L-alanine--D-glutamate ligase — translation MKIAVLGLGVEGKKAVKSLKVRDYSVYASDLNNEVSMDDLKEILDESEFDLGFHDMEKIQSADAVIVSPGLWKSDLVNQIKDSKKTLPDVLQSHKSIFTIGVTGTNGKTTTTYMIKEILEKSGLKVLVGGNAGGGFEGYSEVVLQSHMEEYDVILVEICDMTLEFCDHCFDIDMVVLTNLEQDHMDVHGSLDNYYRKIDKFLEGKKAIMNKNDKSLQKLSKSAQSCNFYDECESKIQVVGKFNKLNAGAAQATARVMNIDEKIIENALAEFDGIEGRIKSYYINESEIFAGKTDNAHATSVVLEERKFKAIFLGTPRKNETWRLDIIDEASKTQPEVMVLFPGLENTIDQALNRLKYLNFKGKVLTITDLDKLLEIIMEMTQTYKYIFIGGNGQNKILEIQKKLDVLAKG, via the coding sequence ATGAAAATAGCAGTTCTGGGTCTTGGTGTTGAAGGGAAAAAAGCTGTCAAATCTCTTAAAGTGAGAGATTACAGTGTTTATGCCAGCGACTTAAATAATGAAGTTTCTATGGATGATTTAAAAGAGATTTTAGACGAATCTGAATTTGATTTAGGTTTCCATGACATGGAAAAAATACAATCCGCCGATGCGGTGATTGTCAGCCCTGGTTTGTGGAAAAGTGATCTGGTCAATCAAATAAAGGATTCTAAAAAAACTCTCCCTGATGTTTTACAATCTCACAAATCCATATTTACCATAGGGGTTACTGGAACCAATGGCAAAACCACCACCACCTATATGATAAAGGAAATACTTGAAAAATCAGGTTTAAAGGTTCTGGTGGGTGGAAACGCCGGAGGAGGATTTGAAGGATACTCCGAAGTAGTCCTGCAATCCCATATGGAAGAATACGACGTGATTTTGGTGGAAATCTGTGATATGACTCTTGAATTTTGCGATCACTGTTTTGACATTGATATGGTAGTTCTAACCAACCTGGAACAAGACCACATGGACGTGCATGGCTCTTTAGATAATTATTACCGTAAAATCGATAAATTTCTGGAAGGCAAAAAGGCCATAATGAACAAAAATGATAAAAGCTTACAAAAACTCTCTAAATCCGCCCAATCATGTAATTTTTACGATGAATGCGAAAGTAAGATTCAAGTAGTGGGTAAATTCAATAAATTAAATGCTGGTGCAGCTCAGGCCACTGCCCGGGTCATGAATATTGATGAAAAAATAATAGAAAATGCTTTAGCTGAATTTGATGGAATTGAAGGCCGTATTAAATCTTATTATATAAATGAAAGTGAAATATTTGCGGGTAAAACAGATAATGCCCATGCCACTTCCGTGGTATTAGAAGAGAGGAAGTTCAAGGCAATTTTCCTGGGGACTCCTCGAAAAAATGAAACCTGGAGATTGGATATAATAGATGAAGCTTCTAAAACTCAGCCGGAGGTAATGGTTCTCTTTCCCGGCCTTGAAAATACAATAGATCAAGCACTAAATCGATTAAAATATCTTAATTTTAAAGGGAAAGTATTAACTATAACAGATTTAGATAAATTATTAGAAATAATTATGGAAATGACTCAAACTTATAAATATATATTTATTGGTGGAAATGGCCAGAATAAAATCCTGGAAATTCAAAAAAAGCTTGATGTGCTGGCTAAAGGTTGA
- a CDS encoding molybdopterin-guanine dinucleotide biosynthesis protein MobA yields the protein MREDQNKKDLLIKNKLLLDIQEKPVILHTLQRALDSGVDDCIIVLGHFKDDILAFLNEYGLVDDTKIKIVENNPFDVPLSQSLLNGVKNSKGDICLCVAGDQPTVTTKTFSKLVNKVKSFENPENMVCILSRGETGFIDSAEGLGMPFACHRTLLEKYLPDHPGNINPILRDMVNDGVIFYGLECENELELVNINRMVDYELILRDFKD from the coding sequence ATGCGTGAGGATCAGAATAAAAAAGATCTCCTCATTAAAAATAAACTTCTTTTAGATATCCAGGAAAAACCTGTTATTTTACATACTCTTCAAAGAGCCCTGGATTCTGGTGTGGATGACTGCATTATTGTTCTGGGCCACTTTAAGGATGATATTTTAGCTTTTTTAAATGAATACGGCTTAGTTGATGATACTAAAATAAAAATTGTTGAAAATAATCCCTTTGATGTTCCCCTATCTCAATCACTTTTAAACGGAGTGAAAAACTCAAAAGGAGATATATGTCTTTGTGTGGCGGGTGATCAACCTACGGTAACCACTAAAACATTTTCTAAACTTGTTAATAAGGTTAAATCATTTGAAAATCCAGAAAATATGGTTTGCATACTATCCCGAGGAGAAACAGGTTTCATTGACTCTGCTGAAGGATTGGGAATGCCATTTGCCTGCCATAGAACTCTTTTAGAGAAGTATCTTCCAGATCATCCCGGTAATATTAATCCTATACTCCGGGACATGGTAAATGATGGTGTGATATTTTATGGCCTGGAATGTGAGAATGAATTAGAACTGGTTAATATAAACCGAATGGTGGATTATGAATTAATTTTAAGGGATTTTAAGGACTAG
- the msrA gene encoding peptide-methionine (S)-S-oxide reductase → MKDLKSEVEPGENLERATFGAGCFWGVEETFRKLNGVKSTAVGYMGGITENPTYEDVCQKNTHHVEVVEVLFNPQEISYQDLLDIFWVSHDPTTINRQGPDMGEQYRSVIFYQNSQQKIDAEESKEKMQSTGEFGKKIVTSIEPAKTFYIAEDYHQQYLKKRGLKSCGFF, encoded by the coding sequence ATGAAAGATTTAAAATCTGAAGTTGAGCCAGGAGAAAATCTGGAAAGAGCTACTTTTGGAGCGGGATGTTTCTGGGGAGTTGAAGAAACTTTCAGGAAATTGAATGGAGTAAAATCAACGGCAGTGGGGTATATGGGTGGAATAACCGAAAATCCCACCTATGAAGATGTTTGTCAGAAGAATACTCATCATGTAGAGGTAGTAGAAGTTCTTTTTAATCCCCAGGAAATTTCCTACCAGGATTTACTGGACATCTTCTGGGTCAGTCACGACCCCACCACCATAAATAGACAGGGCCCTGATATGGGGGAACAGTATCGATCAGTTATTTTTTATCAAAATTCTCAACAAAAAATAGACGCTGAAGAATCCAAAGAAAAAATGCAATCCACTGGTGAATTTGGGAAAAAAATAGTAACCTCTATTGAGCCCGCAAAGACATTTTATATAGCTGAAGATTATCACCAGCAATATCTAAAAAAACGGGGATTAAAAAGCTGTGGATTTTTTTAA
- a CDS encoding UDP-N-acetylmuramyl tripeptide synthetase-like protein — protein sequence MIGIAGTDGKTTTTNMINQVMESESFRTLVFSSLQDSLVIEGLVDMVVNEENQSKDFAIFELPHGTIRMAQGLELCAGIVTNLTPDHMDEFKNYEEYIDRNFSIKDLIHSHGVLVANGNDPIISQRLDEINTKYILYGLGTPQTVKFNGKTYSPADIDLDILASDVKLRGLDGSSFKVISNAIPTAICTNCGEILCKCGNFQRKIIKPFNININLNVPGLFNIENAISTMATALILGFELDYIKNKLESFPGVKGRFEKIDKVNGVNIFMDAAHNPESMEKLFEGLKVPGRLIVSLDNPDTLTVRDKFKIGTILGKNADVVIASAKNETTEIIDIEAAQEVASGSKGTETYLTENVDKSISKALDIATEGDIILHIGPGVVNAYSSVKDNIINSIKIFKESNGKVVVIGGCGTVGSLMARVLKHHGADVTISDSANDTPLRDVFISEGIHLDLGGHSDAVIMEAETIVVAPSLMENHTLLENIRSLSDAPIISVDEILSFFKVEKPVVGITGTNGKTTTTHMLKNILKVAGMSVPEHFMNMQGNTELIPALQSRLKGDAAVVEIGTFGRAGEIKNSALNCEVSLGVITNISRDHLRGDDFNEYISCKREMVDAADIIILNADDPLVADFAEEIHPDNVIFYGIKDMESDENTFPEGRECPECENILKYDEHYLGHLGDYRCMCDYKRPEIDVYATSVTENSFKLNIGSNTYKIHLKTGGTCNVYNALAAASAAMVMGVDFDDIVSGIAQFEGVNGRFEKICNNPEIIIDYAHNPAGVKAAIQTIKTSLESRLIVINTISSESGRDGDREIAQILNSADIIIPASFMAKESSNIIKRDLIFTESSNEQTKIGTLGANKKQVYEAINKALKVVNDNDIILIIGEGGVKYSKEILEEISI from the coding sequence ATGATAGGTATAGCTGGTACGGATGGAAAAACAACCACTACCAATATGATAAATCAGGTCATGGAATCGGAATCCTTTAGAACACTTGTATTCTCCTCATTACAAGACTCACTGGTTATTGAAGGCCTGGTGGACATGGTAGTTAATGAAGAAAATCAAAGTAAGGATTTTGCTATTTTTGAATTACCACATGGAACCATACGCATGGCTCAGGGCTTAGAACTATGTGCTGGAATTGTTACAAACTTAACACCAGACCATATGGATGAATTTAAAAATTATGAGGAATATATTGACCGAAATTTTTCTATAAAAGACCTAATACATTCCCATGGAGTTTTAGTGGCCAATGGAAATGATCCCATTATTAGCCAGCGGTTGGATGAAATTAATACCAAATATATTTTATATGGATTAGGAACTCCCCAAACCGTAAAATTCAATGGAAAAACTTATTCTCCGGCGGACATTGATTTAGATATCCTAGCTAGCGATGTTAAACTTCGAGGACTTGATGGTTCTTCATTTAAGGTGATTAGCAATGCTATTCCCACGGCTATCTGTACCAATTGTGGTGAAATTCTCTGTAAATGTGGAAATTTCCAGAGAAAAATCATAAAACCTTTTAATATCAATATAAACCTCAATGTTCCAGGATTATTTAACATCGAAAATGCCATTTCTACTATGGCCACGGCACTGATCCTTGGCTTTGAATTGGATTACATTAAAAATAAATTAGAGTCTTTCCCGGGTGTTAAAGGACGCTTTGAAAAAATCGATAAGGTGAATGGGGTTAATATTTTCATGGACGCGGCCCACAATCCAGAAAGTATGGAAAAATTATTTGAAGGTCTTAAAGTTCCAGGACGTTTAATTGTAAGTCTGGATAATCCTGATACTCTCACTGTGCGAGATAAATTCAAAATAGGAACTATTCTAGGAAAAAATGCAGATGTAGTGATTGCCAGTGCTAAAAATGAAACCACAGAAATTATTGATATAGAAGCCGCCCAGGAAGTCGCTTCCGGATCCAAGGGTACTGAAACATATCTTACCGAAAATGTGGATAAATCAATTTCTAAAGCATTAGATATTGCCACTGAAGGAGATATAATACTCCATATAGGTCCTGGAGTGGTGAATGCCTACTCCAGTGTTAAAGATAATATTATTAATTCTATTAAAATTTTTAAAGAGTCCAATGGAAAAGTAGTGGTAATTGGTGGCTGTGGAACAGTGGGCAGTTTAATGGCCCGAGTTTTAAAGCACCACGGTGCGGATGTCACTATTTCTGATTCGGCTAATGATACTCCTCTAAGGGATGTTTTTATTTCAGAAGGAATTCACCTGGATTTAGGGGGACATAGTGACGCAGTTATAATGGAAGCAGAAACGATTGTGGTGGCCCCCAGCTTAATGGAAAACCACACGCTTCTAGAAAATATAAGATCCCTATCAGATGCACCAATTATCAGTGTGGATGAAATTTTAAGTTTCTTTAAAGTTGAAAAACCAGTGGTGGGTATCACCGGAACCAATGGAAAAACAACTACCACCCACATGCTAAAAAATATTCTCAAAGTGGCAGGTATGTCAGTTCCGGAACATTTCATGAATATGCAGGGAAACACAGAACTGATACCTGCTTTGCAATCCCGATTAAAAGGAGATGCGGCAGTGGTGGAAATAGGAACCTTTGGCCGGGCTGGTGAAATTAAAAATTCGGCCCTAAACTGTGAAGTTTCATTAGGTGTAATTACTAATATCTCCCGGGATCACCTGAGAGGGGATGATTTTAATGAATATATATCCTGTAAAAGAGAAATGGTCGATGCTGCAGATATTATCATATTAAATGCCGATGACCCATTGGTTGCTGATTTTGCAGAGGAAATTCATCCAGATAATGTGATTTTCTATGGAATTAAAGACATGGAAAGTGATGAAAACACTTTTCCAGAGGGAAGAGAATGTCCAGAATGTGAAAATATCTTAAAATATGATGAGCATTATTTAGGCCATTTAGGTGATTATAGATGCATGTGTGATTATAAGCGGCCCGAAATCGATGTTTATGCCACTAGTGTCACTGAAAACTCTTTTAAATTAAATATTGGTTCTAACACCTATAAGATACATCTTAAAACCGGTGGAACCTGTAATGTATATAATGCTCTGGCAGCGGCCTCAGCCGCCATGGTCATGGGTGTGGATTTTGATGATATTGTAAGTGGTATAGCACAATTTGAAGGTGTAAATGGTCGGTTTGAAAAGATATGTAATAATCCTGAAATTATTATTGATTATGCTCACAATCCCGCAGGTGTTAAAGCAGCCATACAAACCATTAAAACATCTTTGGAGTCGCGATTGATTGTTATAAATACTATATCCTCGGAAAGTGGTCGAGATGGGGATCGTGAGATAGCTCAAATTTTAAATAGTGCAGATATAATTATTCCCGCTTCATTTATGGCAAAGGAATCATCGAATATTATAAAACGAGATTTAATATTCACGGAATCCAGCAATGAACAAACTAAAATAGGAACCTTAGGGGCCAATAAAAAACAAGTTTATGAAGCTATAAATAAAGCACTGAAAGTTGTTAATGATAATGATATAATTTTAATTATTGGAGAAGGGGGAGTTAAGTATTCAAAAGAAATTTTGGAAGAAATCAGCATTTAA